From the genome of Modestobacter marinus:
AGGTTCCGGAAGACCTCATCGATGATTTGCTCGGTCCAGCGGGCGCGCACCAGTCCCGCCCGGGCGACCTCGATCAGCAGGCTCCGCTGGTGGGAGGGGTAGAGCACGTTGGCGTCGTAAACGACGACGAAGGCCACGCGGCGCGCTTCTCTCCCTCAGCTTTCGGTCTTGGCCGGGGTCAGATCATCTCCTGGGTGAGGGCGTGCAGCTCACCGGCCGCGGCACTGCGGCGGCGGTCGTCGGCGCGCATGTAGGCCATCAGCGAAGCGGCCTTGATCCGCCGGTGCGTGCCCACCTTGCGGTAGTCGATCGCGCCCTGCTCCAGCAGCCCGATGAGGAACGGGCGGCTGATGTTGAGCATGTCCGCGGCCTGCTGGGTGGTCAGCTCGGCCTGGGCAGGGACGATCGAGACGCCTTGGCCGGCGGCCATGTGAGCCAGCACGCGCGCCAGCAGCTCCACCGCGGAGCGGGGGACGGTGAGTGAGTCCCCGTGCTCGTCGTCGACGAGCAGGCGCACGGCCTCGCGCCCGGGGTGGGTGGCCAGGAAGTCCTTGACTTGCGGGAGGGCTGCGACGGCGGCGGTGATGTCACCGTCATCGGGCATGACCGGGCGGTCCAGTAGGGAAGTCATGGCGATCTCCTGATCACTCAGCGGCTCGGGGGGCCTCCTGCACCGCTACGTCCATCAAACGCAGTAAACGAAGCGAACGCAATATCTATCGGTCGACGGTGGCTGTGACTTCACCCGACCGGGTGACCGCGTCCCGCGATGTGGCGCTGGCTGCGATGCTTGTCGTCGCCGTGAGGTCTGTTGATTGATCCGGTGCCGGTTCAGCCGTCGATCGGGCCGCCTGAAAAGCGCACTCGTACGGACACGCAGCC
Proteins encoded in this window:
- a CDS encoding helix-turn-helix domain-containing protein, yielding MTSLLDRPVMPDDGDITAAVAALPQVKDFLATHPGREAVRLLVDDEHGDSLTVPRSAVELLARVLAHMAAGQGVSIVPAQAELTTQQAADMLNISRPFLIGLLEQGAIDYRKVGTHRRIKAASLMAYMRADDRRRSAAAGELHALTQEMI